The window ACCCATTTTCTTTAAACTCCATGTACCTCAAGAGTCATTGTAAACATATGCACTGCCTATAGGGAGATAAAAGTGCTGAATTATATAATTGCGTGTGAGAATGTTGAATCCAGGCCAAAAATTAAGGCTCTTGTTTTGCTTACACTCATCTCTCGTAACCTGGGAATGGTGAAAGATAAATTGATAATTGAAAACTGATAAGAAaattgtgtgttgttgtgtgtctcCATAACCAAACACAATTTATCATGTCTTTATTCAAGGTCTTCTCCCAACTTTCACCCACTGTTTTCAATACTTCATCAAATGCTGTGGTGTATGTGGTTTCTAAGTTGCCCTTAATCAAACTGTTGGTTAAACTTCATGCACTCGCTCAGCAATGCCCTGATTTCTGATGGCTGCTGcatttatagatttattttatatgtaaacCCTGTACAGTATATCCAACAAAGACTATGTTAAGCTTTCTTTAGTTTTTATCCTCAATACCTTTAATTGCACTTTAAGGCCATATTTTAACTACATTTAACTAGTAGAGTGAATATTGACCAAATCAATAAATTGACTAGTGAGAAACTTGTAAATAATTTAGTTTCAAGTGAGAATTCTGCAACTCTGTTTTCATTCCATTCCTTATACATAATGAGGTTTGCATTCTCCTTCAgggtgttttgtttattttccattgtttATCCTTCTGTATGTCTGTTATGTGTCTTGTATGTATGCATTTATGTTTGttgatatatttatgtatttgcatACCACTGACTGTCATATTAGATCTACTGTATCTGTTTATATATGCATAAATACACATAGATTTAACATGACCAATAGAAACATGTCATTGTCATACCGAAACAAAAGCCTTAATTATTTTAGATAGATACAGTATAACCAgtgacatttcatttgtattactATAAGCTTACATTCAacctccttttttttgtgtgcgtctttttatttcattatagtGTACAATAACCGATGCCATTTGATTTACATTCCAGTATCACAGTACACTCACTTCActccccatccctccctccctcctcctgcaaTGTAAACAGTTTTTTGCAGTTGGAGTCTGGTTACCTAAAACTGGTAAATTGGAGTCCGGTATCTTAGTAAACTATAAGAAAATCACAAGTAACGTGACTTTTCTGGTGctgatatgtttttgttttatctatAAGGTGCATTAGATTTAGCCTCATCAGTGctgttgccttttattttgaactaaAGCAGTAAGTGTGATCATTCAGCCACATTTCTTAAGTAATTGACAACCTTCCTGATATTTATCCTCTTCCAGTAAAAAGTAtcttaaaacaaaataacttcCCGAAAAACtggatatatttttttcctcagtgtttgtttgttatgcCAAAggaagaggataaaaaaaagcatgagaATCAAGGTGTGTTCACAGGTGTGCCAGCCCTCCTGCGTGTTTCGTCAGTCATTGTTAAACTGACGTGACACCTACCTGCTGCTGTGTATAAAAAGGAAGCACATGATTCATCTGCTTCATAATCAGTTCAGTGTGCCAAATACCTTTTCGACTCACACAGATTACTCTGTCCATTGCATTTGTCACAGGTTACTTACATTTCAAGATGAATCTTCTTGTTGGGGTTACTCTTGGACTTCTTGCTGTTGTCCACTCAACACCTGTCAACAGTAAGTGaaagtcttttttattttttattttttatttttaaacaaacacttcctgttcTAGTTTAGCATATGTTTGGTTTATTTGGTaatgaaatgttgctttaagaATTTAAGTTTTCAATGGTAAGATCCTAAACTAGGTACATTTCATTCTGCTTTAATCCTAATATAAGGTATTCAATGGTAGTCAGTAcaattatttggaaaaaaaagacactctTCCACCTAAGGACTCATGAGGCTATATTCATGGGTTTTGCAGACACAGTAATTTCTCTATGCTGTACAGACCTCGAAAATTTCAATAATTCccattgtgtcctttttattACCCTGTGAGTCAGCACTCCCCTCCTTTCCCGAGATGCTCTTTATGTTTCAGGTCTTTCTGTAAGAATTCAGGAGTAGTATTTCATTATGGGTGCATAGGTTTCACTGGCACCTCCAGATTACACACAAGGATCTTTGTAAAATGTGCTGAGCCCCTCCAGGAGGTGCATTAAAGCGTGTGTCTGGAGTAAGGTGAAACCAAAGATCAGCAAAGAGCTGTTACACAAGTTTTGGGCATCCGGCAACCTCATAGGGAACACCGGAGCTGAACGTGACAGGGCAGAAATGGAGAATGGAGATGTTtgatttcagaatcagaatcagaagtactttatttatcccaaactgggacattttccATTCTCAGGCTTTAGttgtaaaatatttcaatttacTTTTCTGTTTACTTTATTGAGATTTTTCCAATTTTCGTTCAAGTGTTTAAATAAGTGAAAGTGAAGGAATATCAATCTAATTCTTTTGAAGTATCAACAGTTAAACTATTTGCTCTAGAGAAAAATGTTACCTTTAactataatattatattatattatattatattatattgcaaCTTTAGAATCAATGTATAAGTAGCATGTTAATTATTTAGTCCTTTGGGCCATGAAGAGTAATTGATTTAACACATCTGAGACTTTTTTCAAACAATCGTTTTTAAAACCCTGgtttaattgtattgtatttaaaacgtttattttacattttcaaaagcacAAAACGTATTATGTTAAGTAAGATGTGGCTCTCAGGGAGTAAAAAGCCAAATACTTCTTATGTAATGTAtaaaagtagaagaataaactagcataaaatggaaatattcaatcAAAGTTCAACCTGAAAACAGAACACGCTAAAAACTAACAGATTATggtttgaaatatataaaaatatgcaCTAGTAGCGAGCAAAAAACTTGCCTAATTTGTTTTCCTCAAGTTTGTCACAAAACTCGGCTAGGCTTCCTTCCAACACAAACTGGGTGTGTCAAAGTGTGTTTGGCTCTTGTGAAAACTGATGCTTTGATGAGGCTGCCTTTCTTTTGTAAACCTTCTGATAGATGATTAGTCACCCAGGTTAATCATTACTGTCTCTCAGCACACGTcaacaaaggaaaacataaaacaagttcAAACAAGAATTTAGGGCATATTACGTATAAGCCCTGTGTGAGAattttttttatgaatcaaAAAGGCTTGGTAACTTTCCTTTCCACTCATGTCAGGACTGGTAGACGAACACTAAAGGTGACCTCtgtatttttctgtctctctttgtcctaGCTTTGACCCAGATCCCTGGCATAGCTGAAAATGAAGTTATCAGAGAGGCTTTGACGGATGGATACCTTGTCGAACAGTCTTTACTTCCTACATTGACAACTGAATCGCCCAAAAGAAACACTACTGTTCAGCACATAATTGAAGATATTCAGGAAAGAGTTAAAGGGGAGTCTATTGACAGTTCCATAGACCCCGATCATTTCACCACAACTTCACATGCTGAAATATCTACAGATTCAGATTCAACCACCACCCCAAACCCTCAGCTTAGCTTGACCTCTTCAACAGAGCCAAATGAAGCCAATTCAGGCGTCACCGACAACCACATCCCAGTGTCACAAACTACTGACCCTACAACTGCCTTCAGCCATGCCTTCCTGAGCACCCAGAGTCCTGAATCAGGCTCTGGAGATGGAGAGATGTTTAGCAAGTACGCTACTTCAACCTCCAGTATGACCTCAGGCTCTGGAGATGGAGAGATGTTTACCCAGTACCACACTACAACCTCCAGTATGACCTCAGGCTCTGGAGATGGAGAGATGTTTACCCAGTACCACACTACAACCTCCAGTACGACCTCAGGCTCTGGAGATGGAGAAATGTTTACCCAGTACCTTACTACAATCAGTTCACCATCAACCTCCATGACTGCTCCTATCACACCAGGAATGTTTGCAGAAAGCGAAGCATCAGGTGAGGGATCAGGACCAGGCATTAAGAACATCACTACAGTGCCAAACAATGAGACAGTTGTGGGGCAAGCAAGATTCTATCAAAATAATGAATCTGGTAAATATCCAAAACCTGCCTCAATAGATCTGCCTACAATTATAAGCATTTGCTTTATTGATAGCCAACGGAAGATATAAAGCctgttttttgttctgttcttAGGTCAAAAATTGGACGCTCCTGACACATTTCCCAATGGACACCAAACACCAGGTAAGTCTGAACAAATATAACCAGATTTGTTCATGATCAAACTCTGGCATTATTCAGTCCCTGTCTTAATTTCTTCTCTCCCATATCTCCAGACTGGATCATCATCGTTGGTTTTATTGTTGGCCTTGCAGCATTGGTAATGCTATTTGCTGCCATCGCTACCAGACACAAGTAAGGCTTTAAAAATGGGAAAAagctatattttttaaactataaCTTTTTTAACCTTAGAAAATTAATTCTTATTGTTCCTTATTTGTGCAGGTGGAATGGACCAAGCCAGGCATCCCAGGTAGAGACCAAGACTAACTACTCCAACCAGCAGAGGGAAATAGAGATGGAGACGTTCATTCACAAAGACAATCCAAGGGAGAATGGAACAGCAGAGTACACAGTCATCCCCCTGGACGAGCTTCCAGATCATTCCTCACACTGAGGTTCAGACACAGTGTCTCTCGAGGGTTAGGACtcatcacagaaacacaagtcAGAGTTTGAAGCAGAATGATTTGATCAGAGCAACAAAAGGGATGGGAAAGGCTGTGGAGCAAAAAGGTTCCTGTGAATTTACCCTCTCTGATCCTTGTCTAAAGCAGAatcatgtgtgtttattcatgTCAACTTTCAAAAACTCTCATTATGTACATACTTTTAAACTACAGCAATATTAGCAATAttcatgttgatgtttttattgcTATTGTATTATCTGAGAAACATACTGttagatgttttattgtatgttttttgcaGACACTTTTAGTGGACACAAGACAATGTctctgtgaaaatgtttgttgtaATATTATTTAGAATCTCTTTGAAATAACACTATTGGTGTTGTGGATTGTAACTTATTTCAACCTGCTGTGTTGGTTCCCCcacctttattaaaaaaagctctGATTCCTGAACAGTGCCCGAACCATTTACTCTTATACCTACATAAAACTTCATCTGTTGTTAATGCATGTTGATATGATGAATTacactgcattttattttacaaataaacacaaccaCAGCTCTTCatcaataaacatttatttttttccattaatatttacacacaggtattaaaacatgtacaCACTTTCAGTCCATTTGCCTGACAAATATTGTTTGTGCTCTGTTATAGTTTATTTAGTACGAGTGCATTCAATCCTGCTCATtccaatttaaaatacatgttgcATCCCAATGAATGTCAGACACAAGGGAAATGTTGGATATGTTCTTGGAAAAATGTATGCATCAAATCAAAAAGGAAGatagaaaatacatgttttgttttctaacgATTGAACCTTTTCACATAGAAAACCATGCTACACTAGGCCAGTCAACTAAGGACTTTTAGATCAAGGCCCAGAAACAAATGCAACAGAAGTGATAAATTAatacataatgtgtttttgacatAAATCAGGCTATGATGATAATTTCTGAGGAAGAGCCTTCCATTTGTGAGAAAGGAAGTGCTTGAGCCAAACACAGGATGACCTGCAAAGGTGTCACAGCGGCATGGAGACATACTGTATAGCTGCCAACacaaaactaaatgaatgtGCTGATGACCATTAAATACTTAAAAGCAATATTCTCTGATTGAAGAGGATAGCAATATTGGGCTTCCGTCCCTTAGAAATCAGTTATATATTTTGGAAACAGATAAATTGAATGCAttgtttctaaataaataactcTAAGCTTATAACCTATAGTGACCACTAGTGGCTCGTAAAAGGAAAATTAACATTGTActtacattgttttaaataatattgttaAAGTCTTTATAGAAATGTTTAGCATAGCAAAAACCATTCTGATGCATGACGTGAAATGTCAAATTctacacatttgatttatacaCTTTATCTAAAGATGATATATACACAAAGTGCAAGGAGGCACtttaaacatgaatatataaGCTGTCGCTTATctgaaaagagaaataaatgatcCTGTTTTAAATTTGAACCGAGTTGCTACACCGAGTCAaactcaaaaacattttcagccGATACCAATGACCTTGTTGTTACGGCTTCAGATTTCTGCGAGTGCTGGAGGCAGAATTTAGTGTGCATTGCTAAACAGACATGACCACAGCTATTCAACTCTATGCATATTCGCAAGCGTGTTATCTATATATAAATCTGCACTTTTGatcaaaatgtgcaataacGCACTGACACCTTATGAGGAAATCCAGTGTGTAAGGTGGAAAAACGTAACTTCTTCTACTGAAATGTGTGTCCCAATATTCTTAagaaattaatattaataaatgttatCCAAAAATTGTTAGTCATCACACTGACTGCACTCTGCAGTTGACATCGTCAAGGCAAGGTTGTCATAAAGCAaagaaataaacagtttgaaatgaaacacagaGCAATGCACTGGCTTGCTGAGAGTTTGAGAGACACCCCCCTACCCGCCCTTTATCCCTTGTTGACCCTCCGACTTCCTCTCCTTCAGAATCTTCCTCTTgctctcagaaacacacacaaacagaaattcAAGTACACAGGCATACTTCTTGactaaaaacagaaacacagtgcgTCACCCATAAAGAACATATatacaaaaagtaataaataaataactgtgaGGGCACCCTTCacatacatttctatttctgcTTTACAGCTCTCTGCAACTCATCCTGTGCTGTTTGTTGCCACATTTAGAGGTCAAACCCTCTGCTCTTATGCTTTAAGTCCTAAGCTTTGCTTCTTAGGCTTGGCCATGTGTGTGACATCAAGGAGTAATCCCATAAGTTAAAGAGTCATAGGTAACGCTGTGTTGAACCATTACTTAACTCATAATGCCAGAAGCACTGTTTCATTCAGTTCATGTTCTATTTTCATCAACACAGTTCCCATTATTTTGAACCTTAAGTCCAGATTTGGACATTTCACgagaaaacaaaatacacatagaAGTTGATATTGAAAACCATTCAGTAACCAAGTCTCTCAGACTCTGATATGCCGCTCTGGTACATTTGTTCTGAGTCAATAACAccaacatttgcattttacCTTAAGTGGTCCTTGTATTAAAGGTAACAAGGCCATCGTCCACGTTTCATAGCTCTGCCCTTAAAGCTATAAAGAAAATgcttcaaaacaaatgaaaaattaGATGTTGCACAAGGTTGAAGAATTCTTTTGTTGACAGAACTGGAGGATTGCAGCAGCACCAATTAATGTGTAGTCAATCGAATGATGTATTCTTCTTTACAAAGTGAATGAAATGCACCAGTTCCTTACAGTTTGTGTCTAATACAAGTTGCTGAGTCATCTGTAGTTTGCTCCAGTAGCTACCCTGATGGGTAACTGAAAGGAAAAGACTGGTCGACAGTAAGTTCTTGTGGTACAGTTGACTCTGCTAACCTTTCCCCCCTTCTTTTctatgtgattttttttgttgatttttaaagTTGTGTCGGCTGAAAGTAAAAGCTGGAACTCAGGGTAAGGCGTGGCAGCATCTGGAATCTGCTTTACTCGCATTTCCATGGTCCCTCCTCAACAAGAGAGAACCCTCCAGTCTTGCCATTTTTGCCCATGCCGACCTGTAAGCAATTATTGAGAAAATCTAACTATTTGGCCAAGGCACTGTTATTTATACCATCAATGGTTGGGAGCAGAGAAGCCATGCGTCTTTACATTCAGGCCAATTTACGTTACATTAATTTACAGGCCATTGACCTTAGGGTGGAATAATTGTGTCGAAtccaacacattgaaatacATGTGATCTCATACACTGATGCGATGAAGCAGTGATGCTGTTTACATGTCAATGTGGTAACAAGATGATATTAAAACAAGGATAGTTTTCTGAGTTGGCCATGTATTTTATGGATTCTCCGCCCAACCGAATTACAATAATCAAAGAGCAACTTCAGCAACTTAAGCATCAGCATGCAAAAGTTGCATTGCACAAACAATGAAACAGCAACAAAATTGAGTGAAATTCtcctaaaaatatatttgataggCAGTTCATGAATGTATGCATCACTTTGGATGAGACATGGTGAAACAGCAGTCTTTATGTATACCACTGGCTACAAAAACTCTTCCAAAAAAATTGCCAATGATTGAAAACTGTAATTTGGTCAGGGCTGCCACAAATACATGTCCAATTAGGTagaccaaaataaatgaataacaacagTTTCTTAATAAAATCAGAACATACCACAACAAAATGCAAGTGAAATTTAATTGTGTACAAGACAACACATTAGGAATGGTTGATGCTTACTGTCATTTGGGTTTCATGAGAATAAAACTGAGTTTTTgtatattataaaaaaacaaaagtgtagTATACAAAAGAACAAACGTTGCTTTTGTTGAACCTGGTACCACAAAAACTGCTTTTTCATATGAGTTACaggtgaataaataaatatggaaatatttatttagctcTTCACcccattcaaaaacattttcttcaaagaaaatgtaacatctACTATTTACACCGTTACACggatgtataaaaaaaaagaaacacacacacagaaaggaaaagaaaggggaacacagacacagagcagggaaGGTTTCTCTACATACAAGTCTCTATGTCCGTTAACGTGAAATGTACCTTGCAGTCGTCTATCAAGACTGAGTTGTGGTGTGTGTATACATTCTGGTTGGTGTTATTTTCAAAGAAGGATTGTGTCTTTGACATCTCAAATTCCTCCATCCGGGCCTGTTGGTCGTAAAGGTCGAGCTCGTGCTTGGAAAGGTGGTACACGATGCCCGCTCCATAGGAGTCCCCGACCACATTGACTGAGGTACGGAAACGATCCCTGCATGAAGAGAAAagttgtgtttaaaatatagGTGAATGATAAATGACAGATAAAGGGACATGGAGCGataaaaaatgtcttcttttttctatgttttagTTATGTTGTTAGTTAGGCTTCTAAATCATcacagaaatgtataaaactTATTAAAGCCAGAGTTTTTTTCATACCAAAATACACATGCAAAATATGCTCAAGGCTAACTCTCTAATGAGTCACCCTAGCAAAAAcctaaataattcatttaaatctgTGCATCTGTTTTGACTATGGTGCTAAAGCTCGATACTCCATaatttgtgtgagtgtgtacatGGAATGAACTTCCCTGAAGATATGCTGAAATCACACAACTGTCTAAAAAAGTGAAAGGATGTTAATAGCTTAAGAAAATTAGAACCCATTTAAATCCTTATGATTGCAAAGCATCCAAAAGCAAGATGCTACCAAAAAAACAGGCAAGCATGAGAAAAGTGAGAATTTATGCTAAGCGACAACTGGACTGTTTGGAAAATTGTATACAATCAGGTAGTTAAAGTTATGCTTTGAAGATGCCATGTGTAACCGT of the Eleginops maclovinus isolate JMC-PN-2008 ecotype Puerto Natales chromosome 4, JC_Emac_rtc_rv5, whole genome shotgun sequence genome contains:
- the LOC134863130 gene encoding mucin-5AC-like isoform X2 translates to MNLLVGVTLGLLAVVHSTPVNTLTQIPGIAENEVIREALTDGYLVEQSLLPTLTTESPKRNTTVQHIIEDIQERVKGESIDSSIDPDHFTTTSHAEISTDSDSTTTPNPQLSLTSSTEPNEANSGVTDNHIPVSQTTDPTTAFSHAFLSTQSPESGSGDGEMFSKYATSTSSMTSGSGDGEMFTQYHTTTSSMTSGSGDGEMFTQYHTTTSSTTSGSGDGEMFTQYLTTISSPSTSMTAPITPGMFAESEASGQKLDAPDTFPNGHQTPDWIIIVGFIVGLAALVMLFAAIATRHKWNGPSQASQVETKTNYSNQQREIEMETFIHKDNPRENGTAEYTVIPLDELPDHSSH
- the LOC134863130 gene encoding mucin-5AC-like isoform X1, whose product is MNLLVGVTLGLLAVVHSTPVNTLTQIPGIAENEVIREALTDGYLVEQSLLPTLTTESPKRNTTVQHIIEDIQERVKGESIDSSIDPDHFTTTSHAEISTDSDSTTTPNPQLSLTSSTEPNEANSGVTDNHIPVSQTTDPTTAFSHAFLSTQSPESGSGDGEMFSKYATSTSSMTSGSGDGEMFTQYHTTTSSMTSGSGDGEMFTQYHTTTSSTTSGSGDGEMFTQYLTTISSPSTSMTAPITPGMFAESEASGEGSGPGIKNITTVPNNETVVGQARFYQNNESGQKLDAPDTFPNGHQTPDWIIIVGFIVGLAALVMLFAAIATRHKWNGPSQASQVETKTNYSNQQREIEMETFIHKDNPRENGTAEYTVIPLDELPDHSSH